ACTACCTTGAAGTGGGTTCTCTCCTCCAGCACAGTGCTGCAATAACTAGCCTCTGTTTTTATGGAGATGAATGCTATGGTAACAATTGTAGCAGCAGCTCTTATCCTAGGAATTTGTTGAGTGGATCCTTGGATGGCACAATTTGTATTTGGGATTCAGATTTGTGGGTCCACTTGAAAACCATGAAGGCCCACAAGAAGGGTGTCAATGATCTGGCCATACACCCTTCTGGGAGACTCGCTCTCTCTGTTGGCAGGGATTGTCATTTGAGCATGTTTAATCTAATTAAGGGGAGATGCACTTTTACTTCAAATTTGCAAAAGGAGGCCACTGTTATTGAGTTCAATTCGATGGTTGGAGATAGTTATTCTGTAGCTATCGAAGATGTGGTGTCTGTTCACAATGCTGAAGATGCAAGGTTGCTTCATTCTCTGCAGCACGGGAAGAGAGTAAATTGCGTTTCCCCATTCACGGTATGTTCTGCTTTTTTCGAATGACGTTTTTCCATTCATTTGAAAATGAAAGGTTATATAACAATGGATTTGTACACAAGTTGCTTTCACCTATAATGCCTCAACAAATTAGGATTAAATTATATGCGGCTCCATCCTTAGTTTAAGTGCTGGATATAAATTCTAAAGGTTATATTTTGACGCAGACCAAACCAAGAGAACTTTGCCAATTTGGTCTCGGTTTGCAGCTGTCCAAATAATTCCCCGCACAAGAAGAAATCAGCCACTTTAATTCCACTTTGATTCACCAATATTCTATACTCTGTATTTATAGTTAAACAATAACCAGAGGAAACTCTATCCGTCCATGTTCAAAGACACCATaaaaaatttgaacataaaactttgTTAATTACAGTCACCCTTTTTGCTCCGTATTTATTTACTTAAATTTAGTATATCAAATGTCTCTGCTATCCCACGCATTTTCAATGTGTTGCAGCCTGTTCTTTTCCCCACATGCCTTGATTCTCTTCTTTGTTTATCAGTTCTCCTCTATCCTTGTACTTAATCTGCAACTTTTAGAATTTTGATTTTCCACGTACTTATGAAAACATAGGAACTTTCTTGCCTCTTCTCATCACCACACACTCATCCAGCTATGCATACATATTTCTTTCTTCTAATTTTCTGTCTCTCTTTCTCCTGCTCATCCATTTCCCCtcttttgcttttggtaatctgcaATCATAACATGTGTTTCAGTGCAGATTTCTTTTTCTAAGGCACTGATGTATTGCTTCTTCAGCGTTGTATGCTtgcataaatatataataaaacagTAGaacttatattgttttcactaagtgcCCCTTGACTCCTCTCTGTATTTCTTGTTCAACTTCTGCTTCACTTTGTAGCTCCATGCATTCATCTTCTCCCAATTCCTCCCTGTTCACTCATTACACTTATCATAGCATTTACTTATTCTCTGTCCAGACTAAAACATATACCCTAGCTCCTTTTGTGTCCCAGCTCCTTTTGCAGCTACGCAGCCAATCTTTCTTTTCTATTTagtattttcacattatcattgcaGTCTAAAAAATACCTCTTATTTTGCAAATTTCTACACCCCAATTCATGGAGTGTCCTGTGCCCCACTTAGCAGTTTTATCATTTTACCATAAATTGTCTTCTATGCCTGTGTGGCTTCCTTATTTCCACACTGTTTTTCTTatcttgcatcatgttcatttttaAAGAAAGTCTTCCCATGCCTCCTCAAATCTTCTCTTCACTTAACCCCTTCATCTTCTTTGTTTACTATTTTATTTTACCTGCACAAACTTACTTTCCTCTGCCCAAATCTTGTTGTGAATGTCTATTCATTTGCCAAAGACTTCATCTCTAGGCCTCTTTGTTGCCTATgcgagatgctcctgcatcatatttGCTGGTAATTTTGACTGTGATACTTATGTAAAAATGTGTTTTGATAGTACACCAGTGCTCAAATTTAGGAATCATATTGATTTTGTCTGTTTGGCCTTTTTAACATTTTTAAATTTGATTGACTAGGATGTCTTTAGCTTAATTTGGCAGAGTTTTGCCAAGAAGTGTATTGATATTGTTTTTGAAAACATGCAAATATGGGAATAATATGTTTGATTCTTTGAAGCATGAAATCGAATTCTTGGTTTTGTTAAATCTTTTTATAAGCCCATGATGAGAATGCATGCCTCTATAAACTAAGTATTCCCAGTCCATTCACAAAATTTATTTGAATATCTTTCCATTGGCCTCTTATAATTCAATATTATTGAGCTAAAAACACAAAAGGAACATCCAACATCTGTGCAACTTAAAATGTTGGATATTCTTATTCTGGATCCACTTGATTCAAAtgctattttttatattattttagaaCTATGGAGGATTTCAACTCTCAACCTGAAATGCTTAACTCTTTTTAGGACAGAATGGATTGATATTGACTGGTGGAGATGAGTCTATGATTCGGGCATGGGATTTAGCATCTGGAAAGATAACATTTTCTATAGAGAACGCACACAAAAGTCGTATCAAAGGCCTTGCTGTACTTGGACCAAAAACCAGTACTGAATCAGATGAAACTCCTTATCTTGTTGCATCAGCATCATCAGATGGATTTGTGAGGATTTGGGATACCAGAATGGTGGGTACAGAGAATCCAACCCCTGTTTTCGAGATTGACTCAAAAGCAAGGATAATTTGTCTTGCTGCATCTACCAAAAATACCATAAAGAGTGAGTTTTTTTTTCACTGAATAAGACAAGTAATTTCATTTTCAAATAAATATCTTAACAAAATGGTGATCTTAGTTATACTGTaatatgttattttgaaattttttcaagTTATCAAGAATTTGAATTTAACCTGTTTGTTTGTTAGGGCACAAGTCCTCACTGGATGATAAAGATACAAAGAGTAAAAGTGAAAAGTCTAATCCTAAAGGAAGTTCACGTCCTGCAATTACAaagaagaaaaaattcaaaaaacgtcttggaatggaaggggaaaAGGACATGAAGAAGAAGGATATCTAGAAGTCTCTAGCAAACTAGCAATGGCGCTTTCCCAAGATGGCTGACTTTACCTGAATTGACTTACCTGAATTGATCTGTAATTCTTTTACTCCCATTTACATTTTTTAAAACTTGACCAAATTATAAAGATTCTACAGATAATTGGCTATGGTTGTGGATGGGTGCTTGGACATGTATCCACTTCTCCCAAGGCTCAGCTTGTACGCTGATGTACATTAGTGGTTTTCAAGTTTATAAAGTATCAATGCAATCTCTTGTTTAATTAGGCCTTTTCTGTTTAAAAACTATTTTATCATTTGGGGCTCACGTAGAAGAAGTGTTCCCATTCCTGCTTTTGAAGATGAGAAGCTGTATATACTATATACATTTCATATTTATATAGCCTTTTTGGTTTTTTGACTTTATATACAACCACTCCAGCATTTTCTGTTTTTACAATGCATGCATCTTACAAAGTCACATGAAGTATAATAAGTAGTGCTTTGGCTTTCATTACAGTTCCTTGCCTAATTCAGGCATCAAGTGCCAGCATTCAACGCCTGCTCCTATCCTTGAAAAATCAATATGTTTTGTGAAGACAGTCATACTGGCAACACTATTAGTAGCCATGTCCTCTTTAAACATCGGAACATCCCTGAATGAAGGTTACGACATGCGTACCTTTCTGGAGAAAGGAGTGGCACCAAGAAATCTAGTTCTCCAATGCCAAAAGATTTGTTAACACTTTCTCATTCTGATGCCTTGCATATATTTTAGCCAGCACTTAATATTTCAATTGATGTACTGAATTTTTGTAATTCTCATGACAACTGATGACATGGTAAATGTTCTCTGTTGTAGCATAGTAATGAACTACTATTTAAGTAATGAAGTGAAAAGCTGTGAAAAATCTTGTTACCTAAATACTTTGTTATAGGACTGGTGAAATGATTACAAAATCTGATTTGTGTATAATTGAATATTTATGTGTTCACTCATTCTTTAATAACGAATGTCAGTCATTGTTGAAACAAGAAAGATTAGCTTTTGAACTTCCTTTGACAGCAAAGGAACAGTGAATCAGAATTTTTATTCACTTATGGTCGGTCCTTAATACTTGTGACCAGTGTCTCCTTTACAATGTACCTTTGACAATGAATATAAAATCTCAATATTGATTGAGTGACAATGACTACAGGATGCCAGTGCAAAACATGCTTGTAAGATTCCACTTACCAGGCAATGAGTACTCAGCAACATCAATATGATCAATCCTCAAAAGCTTTTTGCATGCCTTGAGTGTTGCACATTCAATTTTCTACTTTTCAGTATGTCGCTCTTAGCATTAATaaaatcaaaatgttatctttTAAGCCTGATATTTATGCTCTGCTTCGAAATAAAAAGTGTGCTTAATGCTGCTTTAATTTTCTCTTTTTTGGCTCCATAAATTCCCCTTTTTGCGGGTCTGACCTTAAGCTGGACATGCACTTGGGTTCATTGGAGTACACCAAACCTTGCATGCCCGATGTGGTGTTTTACACAGTTTGAAGACATTATCATGTCTCCTGGGTTTTGTACCTAGGGCTTTGTTTTGAAATCTGTTTTGCTTTTACAACTTGAGTTCATCCTATTTGATGTTTAGCTCTGCATTTTAGGAACCATCATATTCAAGATGGTTGACTAGTCTTCAAATTACATATTGAAACAATGGGCGTCTTTAAAATCAAAACCTCCTCACAAATTGTTTTTTATAATGAGATTGTTGTGATATTATACTGCATTTTCTTACTACAGGGGTTTCAAGTTGAAGGAGCCTCTGGTGAGAACAAGAGGtcaaggaacaggaagagaaggcAATGCAAAGTAGTCATGTCTGGATAGGCAGCTGGCTGATATAAGGGACTTTCATATTGTGACGCGTTACTGGGAAGAATTGGTAATGGCAGGTTGGAACCGTATCTCCTTTTGTTTGTAGTAGATGGCTCTGGAGGGTTCCTATTCTAAACCACTTTCAAGTATGCAAATAATCTACTATAGGTGTTCACGTCTTATTGGCTTTCTACAGCTGAAATTCCTTGCATGCGTTTGGAGATATACACTACAATAGAGTTTGAGAATGTGTCAATGATACATCATGCCTAATTTGCATGTTTTTCATTGAACAATTTAGAATCTAGATAACTGTGGCCATCTAATTATGATGGCATAGTTTAACTTGTGTTTTATTGACATTTCTGAATATCTTTATCGTTGAGCTATTTGACAATCTTATATTTCAAGGCCACTGTGGGTTTTTATTTAATCTTGTCTCCCTAAAACAAAGGCAGTGTACCATGTATTTTTGAGAGTATTTAGCCAATAGGTTATATTTGGTGGGAAGTCCCACCGGAAACGTCATGTCTCACGCTTGAAAAAGAAAAGCGTTTAAAACTCATTGGGAATAAAAAACGTTTTGATAGTCCTCGCCTCATGCCTGAAGACAAACTTTGACTTGCATTCGATATTATAAGGCTGCAAAAATCTCGAATGATATCAGATGCCCTAAAATCTCGTTTATTGGGAAAGGATTGAAGCAGCAACTGCAGGGAGATTTGTTTTGGTTTGACTCATTTTAATAAAACTCTTTTTTGGTAGGttttgtcaaaatttttcctacaaATTGGGACCTTTTTCCTCATTGACATTGTCTACACCATTGCACAAATTGTGCAGAAACCTGAGGTAGGTCACTTGCCATGGTTTCTGTGAGTTTTATAATTTTAGAATTTGTTCAACAATTGCAGGGTGATTGGTTTAAATTTGTCTcattaaaaaaaatctattatGATAGGGTTTCGTAAATTTTTCGTGCAAACTCTGACCATTTTTGCTTTGTTGACAGAATGacacattttgtgcaaaattttgAGGTAAGTCACTTGCGATGGTTTCAGTGAGTTTTATTTTTTAACAATTTGAATGCAACCAGATCAAATTATTAATATTCACTCTAAAATTTTGAAATTATCTTCGAAATCTGGAAGTAGTTGCTTTTTTTAGCATAAAGGATCATATTTTGCAAAGTCTTCGAATGGATTGCTGCAAATTTGGAAGGTTGTGATATTTTCTAGGGTTGTTAGGGTTTGAATCTGAGAAAAAAAATTGGAGTCAGCTCTTAGAATGTCAAATTTGCAAGTGGAAGCATTTTACTATTTTAGAGTTCTACTTTGCTGCAAAATTTGAGGCACAGCAATCCATTTCTATTGCCTGACCTTTGGTAGCCCTTAGTTTAGTAGAAGGGATTGAGAATTCAAAATTGTTTGTCAGATGATGCAGAAATTTGCAAGTTGATGATTTGGTTAACATTTGTGGAGTGCATTTTGTCGTATTTCAAGTGTTGCTGCAAGTTTGAACCGCTTCATTCTAATTCTAGGGCTTTTCGGGTTTGAATTTGAATGGCTTGTACCACAGCATGaaatgtgggtcacaaattcctAAACTTGCAATGTAATTAAATTTGGTATAAACAGTCAATTTGAACCTCTGTAATCAATAGATATCTGTGTGTCACAGGTATGCATCCCCTGCATTTTCAGATGCTGTCCTCTACAGGGAACATTTTAGGGATGGGTCAGAAATGTTCCCCAGCCATCCCTGATTTGCATAATTTTTAGGAAATGTCCTTACATCTTTTTCTTTTAGGGGATGTTTTGGCCATTTTGGAGATGGCTATGGTACAGCCAAAACAAACAACATATTTAAAAGAAATAAACACAACAGTGAAAGAAAAGGACTTGTCAATGGCTTTGTTTTAAGTGTTTTAACCCTTAGTCTGAGCATGAAATAATAATCCCACCTTACTAGCAGCTCGTGATATGATGAAACTTTGCCATCAACATGTCCAATACCCCATATTTGGCAACCAACAAGCCATACCAACAATTCTATTCTAAAAACTAATGATTATCAATCAGCATGCCACAAGGAGATTTATCAGCGATTTAAAGTAAATTGCTCTTTCAGTGGACCTTTAATTTTTAAATCATCAAGTCTGCAACCTGTACCTGGGAAATTTCACTATTCTATTAAAATATGTCCATATGCTGACACTGATGCATTACTTATGATATTATGTCGATCATTTTATGTTTCATTAATAGAATTTGAAATTCAAGACCAGTATGATGGACAACATTTCCCAGTTGCATTGTATTTTCGAAGTAAATTTGCCCCCTCTTAATCAGGTCGTTGATTTCATTTTGTTTGTGATTGCGGGTTCTTTTATATGCAAACTAGACTTACTGAAATGGTCAATCCTTATTCAGGCCAGCTCCAATTTTTTGTTTGGCAGTCCTCTATAATATGAATGATTTCAATTTTCATGTTTCTTGCTGTAGGTTTAATACAGGTTCCAACCAGAGggatcttctcttttttttttcaggaACCATTGGAATATAAGGCTCGAATTCTGCATATAATGAAATTAGTATTTTTAAAGTCTTTTTTTTCATGGCTTTTTGGTAGTACTGTTAAAATTTCCTTTTCTAATCTTCATATGCAAAATGCACAAATTTTATATTTGATAGTTATTTTTTCTCTTTACAATGTGAATGCAATATCACAACTGATCTGTGTTTGatgttctttctttttctctttacaAATTGAAGGTAGCACCACAAGGTTGTGTTCAATATTTCttcctttaaacttttctcttTACAAAGTGAAATGCAACATCATTACCATGAGGGCTTTGGACTCTGTTTTATTACAGAGCAATTGAAGGTTTTTTGTGGAAACTATTAAGTCATTGATCAAATTTTAAAATAGGATCAAACTAGTCAAAATAAAATAAGGTATTAATAATGTTTATCGATGTGAGAATGACATGTTGTGGCCGTTAGATGTAAATTCAATGCATCCAATTCAAATCTCATATTGTCATTGATTATAATCTATAAATATATGAGACAATGATACTTGTTTatgttcaaaattaaataaaacttaTTCAATGAAATTATTTCCTGACTGGCTTCTTCTCAATTTGCAATCAAAGTGTTGTCTAATTTGGAAGCTATCGAGGATGAAAACTTGTGAGATGATGAAATCCATTATGATAATATGAATGCAAAACTGATCTGGGTACTCTTGCTACCATTGGCGATACAAGTTCCCACTTGGTATTTACGAATCCAGATTTCAATGTAATCTCTTCTTCAAAGTCTTTGATTCAAAATCATGCTTGCATGCTTACCCATACCTGTGCTGAACAAAAGATCTTTTATTGTTATCTAAATCCTTAAGTATCTAGAAATAAATTTGCAATTGTGAAGCCTTGCCAAGTAACTATTTGATGCCAAAAACTGATATGGACCAATCGATGGAGATGAGCTAAACAATGCAAAAAAACTGCATCCAGGAACAGATGATACAAGAGGCCTGCAGCCATCAGCATGGTATTGTGTTGATGTCTCCTTGATAGCAGTAACAATTCAGATGGTATTGGCTCGTTGACAGGTTAAGAATGTTCCCTTAGTCTCTGCGGTTAATTTTTAAAGCCTTAAACTCAAATTTCAAACAGCAAAATGATGTGTCAATATTGTTAGTGAAATTAATGTATTGCTAAATCAAGGTGAAGACATAATGCATTTCCAAAATGTTGAAATTCATCTTGAAAATGTCGGTCTGAAATTATTGATCAATCTAAACTTGAATAGGAAGTTAGGATGTTGGGATCAAGTGTATTCAAACACTAGAATTTATACTGTAGGACGAGTAGTCCAATAAATTAAACCAATGGAATCGATGAATTAGTGAACCTAAAATGGAGTACAGAAGACCCAGATAGTTGAAGGAAGCAAAGAATCAAATGGAGTTTAAAGAGAGAAATCTGTACCTGTAAGCTGCCAAACATCTGTTACTACCTTTTAGTTCATTCTTTTGCAGCACAAACATTAGTTGATGGAAGGAAGGTTGATGGAAAATGCTATCAAGCAGACTTAGTGGAAGAGGATGGAAAACGCAAGGCTATGCTGCAAAATAAGAAGATAGGTTTCCCACTTATACGTGGGATCCAATATGGGGTATGTAAAACTATAAAATTTTTCAACCCTAAAATATAAatgtcataaataatgaaataaagtGAGCCCTCCTTACTCTTTGTTGAACCAGATCATAAGCATGTGTTGCTTGGAGAGGCATTTCTTAAGAATATTATGATTTGTAATCCATTTGTTTTTactttgctttaacattttttagcaAGTTAACTCTATGCTTGTTGTGGAAACTTGACGAAGTATCAGACTGGGTACAGCGAAGGTTTGTTGGCAGGCAAAGAGTCCTCTATCCAAGTAACTTTTAACAATGCCTTAAAGAATCTGTGATATATATGGGACTTAGTTTGAGGGAAAACAAGGTATTGAAAGACTGCTCAATGCCTTGTGAATAGGTAGGGTTATTATATGAAAGAAAGCGAAGGGGGAAAGAGTAAAGATTAGCAAATAAGAGGGGGATGAGCTTCAATGCCAGGAAAATTATGGtaaatattgtattgtttgtttAGCAAAATATCATTTAATATACATAATTTTAACTAAATGTTTTTATTAAATTCTTTTATTTACAAAATTATGTGTAGAAGACGACACAAAATATCTCTAGACtaattgaatttgaaaataattaacattcatattttttttttttgatcggtaaatggttattatatttcaaatcaaaatttcagtACATGTGATCAGGAAAtaatttcaaaatgtcaaatttggaGTCATTTTGTTGTCACCGGGATAGCTAACCCGATAAAGTGTTATTGCTGTAAacaaattgtcaatgttgtcattggGATAGCTAACCCGATAAAATGTTATTGCTGTAAACAAacaaattgtcaatgttgtcatcggGATAGCTATACCGATAAGATGTCTAGTTTGTCAATGTTGTCATCGGGATAGCTATCTTGATAAGGTGTCTCCATTGTTAAAAAAAAATGTCAAGTTTGTCATCTGGATAGTTATCCTGATAAAGTGTCATCAGGATAGTTCTCTCTATCGGGTTTGGAAAATGTTGTTAAGTCGATTGTTGTTGGCTATGCTGATAGATTTCCCAAGGTGTCAAGTCTATCATCAGTATAGTTATTGTGATGAAGTGTCATCAAAATAGTTTTCTCTGTTGGGTTAGCGTAAAATGGTTACACCGCTTGTGTTAGCTACTCTAATAGGTATTCAGGACCTCGGGTCGGGATTGCTATTCTGGCGTCGGTGTCTAGCAGTAGGTTGTCATTTCGAGATAGCTATCCGGATGTTTGTGTCTAGTTTGTTTTTCAGGATTTGGGAGTTGAACAATCATAGATTCCAAAGGTCTGTTGTGACCGCGGGAAGCTCAAATTTTgtataaacttgatttttggaAAGGAATGAATCACTTTTTGGCTTGTTATAATTCTGAACTAGTTCTAttcttgtaaacaaaatttacaataccgcaggttcacACCAGGTATTGTACTCCGAAGCCATAATTCAGATCAACATGCCATAGTTTCATAGAGTTTTGAGAATGTATagataaacaaaacaccaaaaaaacCTTCACCCTACCGTCCCCTAAATTCGAGTCAAGTCTCGATTACTAAGCCATATACAAAATTAAACATCTAGTTGTCCCAAGCACCGTCTAAATCGAAAGCAAATTATAGAAAATTCATTTCACTAGAACTATCTCCTTGCCTTTCCCATTGGAATCCACACCCAACTTCAACTGCACCTCTGGGCCTTCCGTATCATTGTTATCCTCTGATGGAAACCCAATCCATAGTGTGTGTCTCCTGCATTTTTCTTTCGCTTTCCTCGGACGTCCTCACTTGTACCTAGATGATGTGGAGTTGCTCGCTTGATAGGATTTGGCATCATAGGGACCCCACTTCTCCTCTTTTGACTTAAGCTACCCTTCGATCTAGCCAATGTACCCATTTCAAACAAGCCAATAGGAAAAGTTCTTGCCAATGTACCAATCCTGCTCTAGCCCTTCGAATTCCTTTAGGTTCTAGGTATAGCTAGACTTGCCAAATTAGACAAACGATAGCCGCCTAATCTGGAGTTCAACATAGAACTATCCAAGATGAGTGTTTCCATTGGGTCCCTCACACCGCACATTCAAAGCTAAGCATGAGAGCATTGGACTTCCTTATTACAGTTTGAGCTCCACAGAATGTAGGGGCACAAAGAAGGCACAAATTCACTAACATGAACCCATGCCCCATTCAGACATACAAAGTCCGAGCCACTTTGAGACATTCTCATGAAACTTTCCAGACCCCCACATCACTCCTCatggacacaacctttcacaagcCATTCCACCTGCTCTGTGCCCTCTAACTTGAAGCACCATGCCACAAACATGGAGGTGACTTCGACGTTCGTCTGATATTTATATTCGCCTCACATATATTCTTCGCCCAAAACAATCTTCACTCTTCTCAGAAACTCAAACTCCTCGAACCTGAAGATGTTTGCTAGCCATTCATCTGAAATATGGCCCTTCCCAATGATAATAAATGCTTTCAACAAACCCAGCAATTATGTATTGGCATCTGGCTTGTCAATGAAATTTAGGATGTTTGCATTCAAAACACTAACTAGCCGTTGGTGGGAAAGTTTGCAAGTTGAGATCGCCCACTTGCAGGTCAAAAGCTTTATTGGCACACTCGTCCGCCTCCCTATTACCTTCCCTTGGAGTATGCGTTATTTTAAAGTCTAGTAAGTTGCTGAGGATGCCTCTTATCCATTTAACTTCTTTGTCAATCTTCCAATTTGGTGTCCTCCCATGAATGAGAGCCTGTATTAGTACATGTGAATCTCCTTCCAAATGGAGCCTTTCCGAGCCAag
The nucleotide sequence above comes from Cryptomeria japonica chromosome 11, Sugi_1.0, whole genome shotgun sequence. Encoded proteins:
- the LOC131073628 gene encoding uncharacterized protein LOC131073628: MNIVAGSYERFILGWSLDEESNRKKKKNNEEQGQENMGYTLNPIFTYPAHMGPIKTLAMAGSVLVTGGLDDTIKIFDMAHYLEVGSLLQHSAAITSLCFYGDECYGNNCSSSSYPRNLLSGSLDGTICIWDSDLWVHLKTMKAHKKGVNDLAIHPSGRLALSVGRDCHLSMFNLIKGRCTFTSNLQKEATVIEFNSMVGDSYSVAIEDVVSVHNAEDARLLHSLQHGKRVNCVSPFTNGLILTGGDESMIRAWDLASGKITFSIENAHKSRIKGLAVLGPKTSTESDETPYLVASASSDGFVRIWDTRMVGTENPTPVFEIDSKARIICLAASTKNTIKRHKSSLDDKDTKSKSEKSNPKGSSRPAITKKKKFKKRLGMEGEKDMKKKDI